A single Abditibacteriaceae bacterium DNA region contains:
- a CDS encoding HAD-IA family hydrolase → MPLDALIFDIDGTLADTNLLHARAWQHALRSAGFPIPLDRIQPEIGKGSDQLLPAVLGAETAKGYKHLSDDYGEEFKRLLESEGAKAIDGAQELVEEARARGLRVAIATSAEREFLQKIADAVGFDLEKLFDEIVTASDAEKSKPEPDIVLAACEKLKLFPSQCALLGDTPHDAEAARHAGVVFLGVESGGHEESELRSFGARGVWKDAAALREDLDEALQLASPARVQLSKAKCEELMRAALDAAREGMKNGEVPIGCVIADGNGEIVARGWNEMNATQGKIAHAEIQTFGKANGKLPIEARDAILVSTLEPCVMCTGAAMEAAIDTIIHALRAPADSGTGRVAAPQSPESQMPRIVGDVLAEESRALFEEWLHENGGTPQASFVEQLLALT, encoded by the coding sequence ATGCCACTGGACGCTCTGATTTTTGATATTGACGGAACACTCGCCGACACCAACCTCTTGCACGCGCGTGCGTGGCAGCACGCTCTGCGCTCTGCCGGGTTCCCGATTCCGCTCGACCGCATTCAACCTGAAATCGGCAAAGGCAGCGATCAGTTGTTACCCGCAGTGCTCGGCGCGGAAACAGCCAAAGGTTACAAGCACCTCAGCGACGATTACGGCGAGGAATTCAAACGCCTGCTCGAAAGCGAAGGTGCCAAAGCGATCGATGGTGCACAGGAGCTTGTTGAAGAAGCGCGTGCGCGCGGATTGCGAGTCGCGATTGCAACCAGTGCCGAACGGGAGTTTCTCCAGAAAATTGCTGACGCTGTCGGCTTCGATCTGGAAAAGTTATTCGATGAAATTGTCACGGCGAGCGACGCGGAAAAATCCAAGCCCGAACCTGACATCGTTTTGGCCGCCTGCGAAAAATTGAAGCTGTTTCCGTCGCAGTGTGCGCTCCTTGGCGATACGCCACACGACGCCGAAGCGGCGCGTCACGCAGGGGTCGTATTTCTGGGCGTCGAAAGTGGCGGCCACGAGGAAAGCGAATTGCGCTCATTTGGCGCGCGCGGCGTGTGGAAAGATGCCGCCGCATTGCGCGAAGACCTCGACGAGGCGCTGCAATTGGCATCGCCCGCGCGCGTGCAACTTTCCAAAGCCAAATGCGAAGAACTGATGCGCGCCGCGCTCGACGCCGCGCGTGAAGGCATGAAAAACGGCGAAGTCCCGATTGGCTGCGTCATTGCCGATGGCAACGGAGAAATCGTCGCGCGTGGCTGGAACGAAATGAACGCCACACAGGGCAAAATCGCGCACGCCGAAATTCAAACCTTCGGCAAAGCCAACGGTAAGTTGCCGATCGAGGCGCGCGATGCCATTCTGGTTTCTACCTTGGAACCTTGCGTCATGTGTACCGGCGCTGCGATGGAAGCCGCCATCGACACGATTATTCATGCGTTACGCGCGCCCGCCGACAGCGGAACGGGACGCGTCGCCGCACCGCAAAGTCCCGAAAGTCAGATGCCCCGAATCGTGGGCGATGTGCTGGCGGAGGAAAGCCGCGCACTATTTGAAGAATGGCTGCATGAAAACGGGGGAACGCCTCAAGCATCGTTTGTGGAACAACTGCTGGCACTGACATAA
- a CDS encoding SRPBCC family protein, giving the protein MKRSVKSAPTVHLRMFAAPRLHLMAPETASGETKMGTVTKSIVVNAPVAQVFTFWKNFENFPRFMENVESIQVIGPDLTHWKVKGPLGTNVEWDAKTIAVVENQKIAWQSTEGTIETHGAVTFEENGPNSTKVTVGLEYQPPGGALGEAAAKMFSDPEDQLEEDLGRFKQVAEDGEFSKLTTGTPAVGDGSYTNSASSAQRKDVDGEVTGSGSGADEHSETRSV; this is encoded by the coding sequence TTGAAGCGTTCTGTAAAAAGCGCACCGACAGTTCATTTGCGGATGTTTGCGGCACCGCGCTTGCATTTAATGGCGCCCGAAACCGCATCAGGAGAAACGAAAATGGGCACTGTTACCAAGTCAATTGTCGTCAACGCGCCGGTCGCACAAGTTTTTACGTTCTGGAAGAACTTTGAAAATTTCCCGCGCTTCATGGAAAACGTCGAAAGCATTCAGGTTATCGGGCCAGATCTGACGCACTGGAAGGTCAAAGGCCCCTTGGGCACCAACGTCGAATGGGATGCCAAGACGATCGCTGTTGTCGAGAATCAGAAAATCGCGTGGCAGAGCACCGAAGGCACCATCGAAACTCATGGCGCCGTGACGTTTGAGGAAAACGGCCCGAATTCGACGAAAGTCACGGTTGGCCTCGAATACCAGCCTCCCGGCGGAGCATTGGGTGAAGCCGCAGCGAAAATGTTTTCCGACCCGGAAGACCAACTGGAAGAAGATTTGGGGCGCTTTAAGCAGGTTGCAGAAGACGGCGAATTCTCCAAATTGACCACCGGCACGCCGGCGGTTGGCGACGGCAGCTACACCAACTCCGCGTCATCGGCGCAGCGCAAAGATGTTGATGGCGAAGTCACTGGCTCGGGTTCAGGCGCTGATGAACACTCCGAAACGCGCTCTGTGTAA
- a CDS encoding alanine--glyoxylate aminotransferase family protein, protein MSHEETQTPTLSTNGAANGNSSGPRFQAAAAANGHQESAASGFVIPAELAIPNRILMGAGPSASYPEALRAMSANTLGHLDPQFLGIMSDVGSMLREVFRTKNPITGAVSGTGTAGMEASLGNLIERGDEVVVCVAGYFSDRMRQMAQRMGAKVTVLERQWGTVFTNEEIENALKSLENPKVLAIVHAETSTGALQPLEEIVQTAHRYGALVVVDAVTSLAGCPLLIDEWEIDVCFSGTQKCIGSPPGLSPITFSPRAMEAIKNRKTPVQSWYFDMSLVETYWGTDGGTTGRAYHHTAPSNALFGLHEALRHTLLEGLENRWARHEMHSRALMAGLGKLGLTPYAQEGHRLWQLNAVRIPEGIDDIAVRTALLQKYSIEISGGLGDGKGKVWRIGTMGASATHANVRLVLAALEDILSSMGHKFELGAAARATEAVYTEYEARTHTPAEADGTTDAAQNMTEAQKQSIGETVGAEDAR, encoded by the coding sequence TTGTCACACGAAGAAACCCAAACGCCCACACTTTCGACCAACGGCGCCGCCAACGGCAACAGCAGCGGCCCTCGATTTCAGGCCGCAGCCGCCGCCAACGGACACCAGGAAAGCGCGGCAAGCGGCTTCGTCATTCCGGCAGAACTCGCGATTCCCAACCGCATCTTGATGGGCGCTGGCCCATCGGCTTCCTATCCCGAAGCGTTGCGCGCCATGTCGGCGAACACGCTGGGCCACCTCGACCCGCAATTTCTCGGCATTATGAGCGATGTCGGCTCGATGCTGCGCGAAGTGTTCCGCACCAAAAACCCGATCACCGGCGCGGTTTCCGGTACCGGCACCGCGGGCATGGAAGCGTCGCTCGGCAACCTGATTGAACGAGGCGATGAAGTTGTCGTGTGCGTTGCCGGTTACTTTTCCGACCGCATGCGCCAGATGGCGCAGCGCATGGGCGCGAAAGTCACGGTTCTCGAACGCCAGTGGGGAACAGTTTTCACCAACGAAGAAATCGAAAACGCCTTAAAGTCGCTCGAAAATCCGAAAGTTTTGGCCATCGTTCATGCCGAAACTTCAACAGGCGCTTTGCAACCACTCGAAGAAATTGTGCAGACCGCGCATCGTTACGGCGCTCTGGTTGTTGTCGATGCTGTGACTTCCCTTGCCGGTTGCCCGCTACTTATCGACGAATGGGAAATCGATGTTTGCTTTTCCGGCACCCAGAAGTGCATCGGTTCGCCTCCGGGTCTTTCACCGATTACCTTTAGCCCGCGCGCCATGGAAGCGATTAAGAATCGCAAGACGCCGGTGCAAAGCTGGTATTTCGACATGAGCCTTGTCGAAACCTACTGGGGCACAGATGGCGGCACGACGGGACGCGCGTATCACCATACCGCACCGTCGAACGCGCTCTTTGGTTTGCACGAAGCGCTGCGCCACACACTGCTGGAAGGACTGGAGAATCGCTGGGCGCGTCACGAAATGCACTCGCGCGCTTTGATGGCCGGACTGGGCAAACTGGGCCTCACGCCTTACGCGCAAGAAGGCCATCGTTTGTGGCAGCTCAACGCCGTTCGCATTCCCGAAGGCATCGACGACATCGCGGTTCGTACCGCCCTGCTGCAAAAATACAGCATCGAGATTTCGGGCGGATTGGGCGATGGCAAGGGCAAAGTCTGGCGCATTGGCACCATGGGTGCGTCGGCAACGCACGCCAATGTCCGTCTGGTTTTGGCGGCATTGGAAGACATTCTGAGCAGCATGGGCCACAAGTTCGAGCTGGGTGCAGCGGCCAGAGCGACCGAAGCGGTTTACACCGAATACGAAGCACGCACGCATACGCCTGCCGAGGCCGACGGCACAACCGACGCCGCTCAAAACATGACCGAAGCACAAAAACAAAGCATCGGTGAAACTGTAGGCGCCGAAGACGCGCGATAA
- a CDS encoding VOC family protein: MNNTNKIIAGCGFHHVAIRTANWEISRRFYSDGLGFVERVQWGEEPRRACLLDTGDGNYLEIFERDADSTPVEGEANILHWCLRVQSCDDATEVARAAGAEVTVEPKVPEPFTAKGLKTRIAFVKGPDGETLEFFESADL, translated from the coding sequence ATGAACAACACCAATAAAATCATCGCGGGCTGTGGCTTTCATCATGTGGCGATTCGCACCGCCAACTGGGAAATCTCGAGGCGCTTTTACAGCGATGGGCTTGGCTTTGTCGAGCGTGTGCAGTGGGGCGAAGAGCCGCGCCGTGCGTGCTTGCTGGATACCGGCGATGGCAACTACCTCGAAATCTTCGAGCGCGATGCCGATTCCACGCCGGTAGAAGGCGAGGCGAACATTTTGCATTGGTGCTTGCGTGTTCAAAGCTGCGACGACGCGACGGAAGTTGCGCGTGCGGCGGGTGCCGAAGTCACCGTAGAACCCAAAGTCCCCGAACCGTTTACGGCCAAGGGCTTGAAAACGCGTATTGCGTTTGTCAAAGGGCCAGATGGCGAAACTCTTGAATTCTTCGAGAGCGCCGATTTATAA
- a CDS encoding DUF5679 domain-containing protein — translation MKCKEKREMKDVEAVTMKNGKPANQGKCPTCGTKIFKIGAAK, via the coding sequence ATGAAGTGCAAAGAAAAGCGTGAAATGAAAGACGTTGAAGCCGTAACAATGAAAAATGGTAAGCCTGCAAACCAGGGCAAATGCCCGACGTGCGGCACCAAGATTTTCAAAATCGGCGCTGCTAAATAA
- a CDS encoding aldo/keto reductase: MKRRIFPNTNLEVSEIGFGVWTVATTWWGEKTDAEAIKMLRDARELGINFFDTADSYGDGRGETLLRDAFGLNPEDTVYATKFGYDWYNKGHERRGQQELPHEFSDKFVRFACEQSLQRLGVDAIPLWQIHNAHLDAVQNDDLWATLQSLQDQGKILHAGVAVGPANGWLTEGIGAMRHREIASLQVINNMLEQHPGTDFYEDARVNNVGLLIRVPHSSGMLEGKYTADTVFAANDHRRHRPRSWLINGIEKLKTLEFLTDGREQTLGQAALKWLLADSVVVSILPNIYDDEQLREFAATSDLPDLTPEDLARIAELKKTNFGVEEEAMKFKGEPMSALEEWEASRAAVA, from the coding sequence ATGAAACGACGCATTTTTCCCAATACAAATCTGGAAGTCAGCGAGATCGGCTTCGGCGTATGGACCGTTGCCACCACATGGTGGGGCGAAAAGACCGACGCGGAAGCCATCAAAATGCTGCGCGACGCGCGCGAACTCGGCATCAACTTTTTCGACACCGCCGATTCCTATGGCGATGGGCGCGGCGAAACCTTGCTGCGCGACGCCTTCGGGCTCAACCCTGAAGATACGGTTTATGCCACCAAATTCGGCTACGACTGGTACAACAAGGGCCACGAGCGGCGCGGCCAGCAGGAGCTGCCGCACGAATTTTCCGACAAGTTCGTGCGTTTCGCGTGCGAACAAAGCCTGCAGCGTTTGGGAGTCGATGCAATTCCTTTGTGGCAAATTCATAACGCGCATCTCGACGCGGTGCAAAACGATGATTTGTGGGCGACTCTCCAAAGCCTCCAAGACCAAGGAAAAATCCTCCATGCGGGCGTTGCGGTCGGACCGGCAAACGGCTGGCTCACCGAAGGCATCGGCGCAATGCGCCACCGCGAAATCGCGTCGCTCCAAGTCATCAATAATATGCTGGAGCAGCATCCCGGCACCGATTTTTACGAAGACGCCAGGGTAAACAATGTTGGACTTTTGATTCGCGTGCCGCATTCGTCGGGAATGCTGGAAGGCAAATACACGGCGGATACGGTTTTCGCTGCCAACGATCATCGTCGCCATCGTCCGCGCTCGTGGCTGATTAACGGCATCGAGAAACTGAAGACACTTGAATTTCTGACCGACGGACGTGAGCAAACGCTGGGACAGGCCGCTTTGAAATGGCTGCTTGCCGATTCGGTTGTCGTTTCGATTTTGCCGAACATTTACGACGACGAGCAGTTGCGTGAATTTGCCGCGACAAGCGATCTGCCCGATCTAACTCCCGAAGATTTGGCGCGAATCGCCGAACTGAAGAAGACAAACTTCGGTGTTGAAGAAGAAGCGATGAAATTCAAAGGCGAACCGATGAGCGCTCTGGAAGAATGGGAAGCCTCGCGCGCCGCAGTCGCTTAG
- a CDS encoding Ig-like domain-containing protein translates to MRYFSLLSRASIVLAAATTVTTAHAVDDTTPPVGSAVAPKLRDYLKSLSLIRVSATDNVGVSKGNVYLRRSSDLKFWNGTNWVTEGAFLTLAPSVSGSSTLLSRTTNLPQAGTDSAIHLTEGRYTTTTYIYDAANNRGSVLSTFDVDRTAPIPTITAPAAGAYISSLLPVRGTAVDNAGGAGVASVSMLLRRSSDGAFWNGTSWLTTQTLLPTTLSTSNWTSAVSMPAGTNLEEGRYIIYAYAYDRSGNRNASAAIREFTVDKTTPTVLFDNPKTGSAIKKLEVLHGMATDNSGRISRVIVSLRRSLDGAYWNGSAWGTTSVYLSAAMSGTAFSGTSLPLPGTNTTTQIQDGFYTALAYSYDAAGNRSTTYARTDFTIDNALPAGTVTSPVNGATGITALTRVGGTASDSASGIANVQVTFSRPTSTGGFEVWARRSGIWGWATTAGDLPVAVVAAVGSRSTTWTVETNLPSGTNLRTGQHYVAAAIFDRAGNRYVTNVNSFTVGAAVDDNVRVNSPATSTTVASLPAIEGRAIDAQGVSKVAIALSRRTSNGTVEIWGYRAGLGWGTTQPTAPLFATLTAPGATDTGFRLASNLPSGTNLAPGAYFVAAQMLDARNNSITSAVNSFTVTSPSALYAGNYNINWVSVPLPDETAESGAFVLNVSTSGVATAQLTLEDAKYNTIEGTFAVVENGATVDQGEIYLEKTVLGDSYAGSYSGEVYSETNNESEVATATVSTSGVLTLKVTASDGTVDTFTGTVNMTTGAFSINEGNLAIGGSLLRHDGIIRITGTVNANGVLTAELQSDHADVDDDTMTGDLDSVGTSPLRGRGVITDVDSSGTSQPGANWTSSKQ, encoded by the coding sequence ATGCGATATTTTTCGTTGTTAAGCAGGGCCAGCATTGTCCTGGCTGCCGCCACGACAGTGACGACGGCACACGCCGTTGATGACACAACACCCCCAGTCGGTAGTGCGGTTGCCCCGAAATTACGCGATTACCTTAAAAGCCTTTCGCTCATTCGCGTTTCAGCAACCGATAATGTCGGCGTCAGCAAAGGAAATGTCTATCTGCGCCGGAGCTCAGACCTCAAATTCTGGAACGGAACCAATTGGGTCACCGAAGGCGCGTTCCTTACACTGGCTCCCTCCGTTTCGGGAAGTAGCACTCTTCTTTCGCGGACGACCAACTTGCCTCAGGCCGGAACAGACAGCGCCATCCACCTTACGGAAGGCCGCTATACAACAACAACTTACATCTATGATGCGGCGAACAATCGTGGTTCGGTTCTAAGTACTTTTGACGTTGACCGCACTGCTCCGATTCCGACAATCACCGCTCCTGCAGCCGGGGCGTATATTTCTTCGCTTCTGCCGGTGCGAGGTACCGCTGTGGACAATGCCGGAGGGGCAGGAGTCGCGAGTGTTTCGATGCTTTTGCGCCGGTCGAGTGACGGCGCTTTTTGGAACGGAACAAGTTGGTTAACGACGCAGACACTGTTGCCCACGACTCTTTCCACGTCGAACTGGACGAGTGCCGTATCCATGCCCGCAGGCACCAACCTGGAAGAAGGGCGATATATAATCTACGCTTACGCCTACGACCGTTCCGGTAATCGCAATGCCTCGGCTGCGATCCGAGAATTCACCGTCGATAAAACCACGCCAACAGTGCTTTTTGACAATCCAAAAACCGGTTCGGCAATCAAGAAACTCGAAGTACTTCACGGGATGGCAACCGATAACTCGGGGCGCATCAGCCGTGTTATTGTCTCGCTGCGCCGTTCGTTAGACGGCGCTTACTGGAATGGCTCCGCTTGGGGTACGACCTCGGTTTACCTCAGCGCAGCAATGAGCGGCACAGCCTTCAGCGGCACATCTCTCCCGCTTCCCGGCACAAACACGACGACACAAATTCAAGATGGTTTTTATACGGCCCTCGCCTATTCTTACGACGCAGCAGGAAACCGCAGCACAACTTACGCCCGCACCGACTTCACGATCGACAATGCTTTGCCCGCAGGAACCGTAACCTCACCAGTCAATGGTGCAACCGGCATAACAGCGCTCACCCGCGTTGGAGGAACCGCAAGCGATTCGGCAAGCGGCATTGCCAACGTTCAAGTCACTTTTTCACGTCCGACTTCGACCGGCGGGTTCGAAGTTTGGGCACGCCGCAGCGGCATTTGGGGTTGGGCAACCACAGCAGGCGATTTGCCTGTTGCCGTCGTCGCCGCTGTGGGAAGCCGCAGCACGACGTGGACCGTCGAAACAAACTTACCATCGGGCACCAACCTCCGCACCGGGCAGCATTATGTTGCTGCTGCAATTTTCGACCGCGCTGGCAATCGCTATGTAACCAACGTCAACAGCTTCACCGTTGGCGCAGCGGTTGACGACAACGTAAGAGTCAATTCGCCTGCGACCAGCACGACAGTCGCGTCACTTCCCGCTATCGAAGGCCGGGCCATCGACGCGCAGGGTGTGTCCAAAGTCGCTATTGCGCTTTCGCGCCGCACTTCCAACGGAACTGTCGAAATCTGGGGCTATCGGGCCGGCCTGGGCTGGGGCACGACTCAACCCACCGCGCCCTTGTTTGCTACGCTCACCGCGCCCGGCGCAACCGACACCGGCTTCCGTTTGGCTTCGAATCTTCCTTCAGGTACCAACCTCGCGCCAGGCGCGTATTTCGTGGCTGCTCAAATGCTCGATGCTCGTAACAACAGCATCACCAGCGCGGTGAACTCGTTTACTGTTACTTCTCCGTCAGCACTTTACGCTGGTAACTACAACATTAACTGGGTTTCGGTTCCCCTTCCGGATGAAACGGCGGAAAGCGGCGCGTTTGTTCTTAATGTCAGCACGTCTGGTGTCGCAACCGCCCAACTCACCCTCGAAGATGCCAAATACAACACCATTGAAGGCACATTTGCGGTTGTAGAAAACGGCGCTACAGTGGACCAGGGCGAAATTTATCTCGAGAAGACGGTTCTCGGAGATTCTTACGCTGGTTCTTATTCAGGCGAGGTTTATTCAGAAACCAATAATGAATCGGAAGTCGCAACGGCTACTGTGAGTACCTCTGGTGTATTGACGCTCAAAGTCACTGCGAGCGATGGTACAGTAGACACATTCACGGGCACCGTGAACATGACCACGGGGGCGTTCTCCATTAACGAGGGAAATTTGGCCATCGGCGGTAGTCTTCTGCGCCACGACGGAATCATCCGCATCACCGGAACTGTTAATGCGAATGGTGTTCTCACCGCTGAACTGCAAAGCGATCATGCTGACGTTGACGATGACACCATGACAGGCGACCTGGATTCGGTAGGCACCAGCCCGCTACGTGGCAGAGGTGTCATTACCGATGTCGATTCGAGCGGCACTTCACAGCCCGGCGCTAACTGGACTTCCTCGAAGCAGTAG
- the purH gene encoding bifunctional phosphoribosylaminoimidazolecarboxamide formyltransferase/IMP cyclohydrolase, which produces MSKRALLSVSNKEGLSAFAAGLAELGYEILSTGGTAKALRESGLEVADVSAVTNFPEMMDGRVKTLHPAIHGGLLARRDEPAHLEAIASHGIAPIDVVCVNLYPFQQTVAKPDVSEEDAIENIDIGGPSMVRSASKNFAAVTVVVDPADYDTVLAELHSGDTSLETRKRLAVKAFAHTAAYDAAITSYLAGNEFPESLRLAFEKKQDLRYGENPHQRGAFYADSSAAEGTLARATQIHGIGLSFVNLFDLDGAWNLVNEFDEPAACIVKHANPCGCAIADTLAEAFSKARDADPISRFGGIIACNRAVDKATVEEIIIKGSLYHAIIAPSFEPDALELLKNRSGWGADLRLLETGALLPRGTQDIKRVSGGLLLQDGDAHETTASDLKTMTQRAPEANETRDLLFAWKCVKHLKSNAIAIAKDGSLIGAGAGQMNRVNSVNLALQQAGENARGAALASDAFFPFDDGPAAAAAAGVTSIIQPGGSNRDADSVALCDRENVAMVFAGTRHFKH; this is translated from the coding sequence TTGAGCAAACGTGCGTTGCTGTCGGTATCAAATAAAGAAGGCTTGTCGGCGTTCGCCGCCGGTCTTGCCGAGTTGGGTTACGAAATTCTTTCCACAGGTGGCACTGCGAAAGCCCTACGCGAAAGCGGGCTGGAAGTCGCCGATGTTTCTGCAGTGACAAACTTTCCTGAAATGATGGATGGCCGCGTAAAAACGCTGCATCCAGCGATTCACGGCGGGTTATTGGCGCGACGTGACGAACCCGCGCATTTGGAAGCCATCGCTTCGCACGGCATTGCGCCGATTGATGTGGTATGCGTCAATTTGTATCCATTTCAGCAGACCGTAGCAAAGCCAGACGTCTCGGAAGAAGACGCCATCGAAAACATCGACATCGGCGGCCCGAGCATGGTTCGCAGCGCATCGAAGAACTTTGCGGCAGTCACAGTGGTCGTCGATCCTGCTGATTACGACACAGTTCTGGCCGAGCTTCACAGCGGCGACACCAGTTTGGAAACGCGCAAGCGCCTTGCTGTGAAAGCGTTCGCGCACACTGCGGCTTACGACGCAGCGATCACCAGCTATCTTGCGGGCAATGAATTTCCCGAATCGTTGCGGCTCGCCTTTGAAAAGAAGCAGGACTTGCGCTACGGCGAGAATCCGCATCAGCGTGGCGCATTTTACGCCGACAGCAGCGCTGCAGAAGGCACGCTCGCGCGCGCCACCCAGATTCACGGCATCGGGCTTTCATTTGTCAATCTGTTCGATCTCGACGGCGCGTGGAATCTGGTCAACGAATTCGATGAACCCGCAGCCTGCATCGTAAAGCACGCGAATCCATGCGGTTGCGCCATTGCGGATACGCTCGCGGAAGCATTCTCCAAAGCACGCGACGCTGACCCGATTTCGCGTTTCGGCGGCATTATCGCGTGCAATCGGGCTGTCGATAAAGCCACGGTCGAAGAGATTATTATCAAAGGCTCGCTGTATCACGCGATTATCGCGCCGTCGTTTGAGCCGGACGCGCTCGAATTGCTGAAGAACCGCAGCGGCTGGGGCGCGGATTTGCGCCTTCTGGAAACCGGTGCATTGCTGCCGCGCGGCACGCAAGACATCAAGCGCGTTTCGGGCGGACTTCTGCTGCAAGACGGCGACGCACATGAAACCACCGCAAGCGATTTAAAAACGATGACGCAGCGCGCGCCCGAAGCGAACGAAACCCGCGACTTGCTGTTCGCATGGAAATGCGTGAAGCATCTCAAAAGCAACGCGATTGCGATTGCCAAAGATGGCTCGCTCATCGGCGCGGGCGCAGGGCAAATGAATCGCGTCAACAGCGTGAACCTGGCGTTGCAGCAGGCAGGCGAAAACGCCCGCGGCGCCGCGCTCGCTTCCGACGCTTTCTTCCCGTTCGATGACGGCCCGGCAGCCGCGGCAGCCGCCGGTGTCACTTCAATTATTCAGCCGGGCGGAAGCAACCGCGACGCCGATTCGGTTGCTTTATGCGACCGCGAAAACGTTGCCATGGTTTTCGCGGGAACACGGCACTTCAAGCATTAA
- a CDS encoding TlpA disulfide reductase family protein → MDKWKGLVIIALLAGLGGYGYVSSRPLTPPAPTPDAASTANTAPTPSPAAAAVAARFVGKPLPAWDFPAAMWVNSEKPVTPQTLKGSVTLVEFFRIGCSHCVEAAPFMQQIQQTYGRRGLKMVAIQSPGKSDPDENNWETVKTRIKEWKWTHPVAFDKGGNTFRDVYGLKIFPTVMVADKDGIVRYFKTGYTPESAAALMQFLDGALPQPK, encoded by the coding sequence ATGGATAAGTGGAAAGGTTTGGTAATTATCGCACTGCTGGCGGGGCTGGGTGGCTACGGCTACGTTTCGTCGCGTCCTCTTACGCCACCGGCGCCAACGCCAGATGCGGCGTCAACGGCGAACACAGCGCCCACGCCGTCACCTGCAGCAGCCGCGGTGGCAGCGCGATTTGTTGGCAAGCCCCTGCCCGCGTGGGATTTTCCGGCAGCAATGTGGGTTAATAGTGAAAAACCCGTGACGCCGCAAACTCTCAAAGGCAGCGTCACGCTCGTCGAATTCTTTCGCATTGGTTGCAGTCACTGCGTGGAAGCTGCGCCGTTCATGCAGCAGATTCAGCAAACTTATGGGCGGCGCGGCCTGAAGATGGTGGCGATTCAGTCACCGGGTAAATCTGATCCCGACGAGAACAACTGGGAAACGGTGAAGACGCGCATCAAAGAATGGAAGTGGACGCATCCAGTGGCTTTCGACAAAGGTGGAAATACGTTCCGTGACGTTTACGGATTGAAGATTTTCCCGACAGTCATGGTCGCCGACAAAGATGGTATTGTGCGCTATTTCAAAACCGGCTACACCCCCGAAAGCGCAGCTGCTCTTATGCAGTTCCTCGACGGAGCTTTGCCGCAACCCAAGTAA